The proteins below come from a single Chryseobacterium sp. MA9 genomic window:
- the purN gene encoding phosphoribosylglycinamide formyltransferase: MKNIVVLVSGSGTNLQRIIDTIDAGEIQNAKVSLVVADRECFGLERAKNHNIENILIPRGKNFSSELAKVIPENTDLIVLAGFLSILKSEFCENWNGKIINIHPALLPKFGGKGMWGMNVHNAVIEAKEVESGATVHFVTSGIDEGEAILQKSFEVTADDTPETLAQKVHQIEYEIFPIAINKVLGNK; this comes from the coding sequence ATGAAGAACATCGTTGTACTTGTATCCGGCTCAGGAACCAATCTGCAGAGAATTATTGATACCATTGATGCTGGGGAAATCCAGAATGCAAAAGTATCTTTGGTAGTAGCTGACAGAGAATGTTTCGGACTGGAAAGAGCAAAGAATCACAATATAGAAAACATACTTATTCCAAGAGGAAAGAATTTCAGCAGTGAATTGGCTAAAGTAATCCCTGAAAATACCGATCTGATCGTATTGGCAGGATTTTTATCCATCTTAAAATCTGAATTCTGTGAAAACTGGAACGGTAAAATAATCAATATTCATCCTGCTTTGCTTCCGAAATTCGGAGGAAAAGGAATGTGGGGAATGAACGTTCACAATGCAGTCATTGAAGCCAAAGAAGTAGAGAGTGGGGCGACTGTACATTTTGTAACATCAGGCATTGATGAAGGAGAAGCTATTCTTCAGAAATCTTTTGAAGTAACAGCTGACGATACTCCTGAAACCCTGGCTCAGAAAGTTCACCAGATTGAATATGAAATATTTCCAATAGCGATCAATAAGGTCCTGGGAAATAAATAA
- the purD gene encoding phosphoribosylamine--glycine ligase, with product MRILIIGEGGRESALAAKLQNDSRISKMFFANGNATTDVIGKNVHLSEIKELRDFAIKEKIDLTIVGPEAPLVAGIKDEFKKHDLKVFGPTQKVASLEGSKAFSKKFMQTYDIKTAKAVVFDSYNDAKEYVQTQQYPLVIKASGLAGGKGVVICDNLEEAEATIHDFMIRRIYGDAGIRLVIEEYLQGFEASIIAFSNGDKLFPCVAAKDYKKAGNGDTGPNTGGMGSIAPSPEFTQEHYADFEKNILEPTITGLKAEGFGFKGIIFFGLMVTKNGAYLLEYNMRFGDPETQVLMALMENNLLDVIQDCMEGKDIELKFKDEKAVCLVMCSGGYPRNIETGFEITGEDKLKHSKLLYAGAISKGDKVVSNGGRVLNIVATGATFEDARKKAYEDASHVHFDYGFYRDDIGKF from the coding sequence ATGAGAATATTAATCATAGGTGAAGGCGGTAGAGAATCTGCTTTAGCGGCAAAGCTTCAGAATGACTCAAGAATTTCTAAAATGTTTTTTGCCAACGGGAATGCTACTACCGATGTAATAGGGAAAAATGTTCATTTATCGGAAATTAAAGAACTTAGAGATTTCGCAATTAAAGAAAAGATTGATCTTACGATCGTAGGTCCGGAAGCTCCTCTTGTAGCGGGTATTAAGGACGAATTTAAAAAACACGATCTTAAAGTTTTCGGTCCTACTCAGAAAGTAGCAAGCCTTGAAGGAAGTAAAGCTTTCTCTAAGAAATTTATGCAGACCTATGATATCAAAACAGCTAAGGCGGTAGTATTTGATTCATACAACGATGCTAAAGAATATGTGCAGACACAGCAGTATCCTTTGGTGATCAAAGCCAGTGGTTTAGCAGGCGGAAAAGGTGTTGTTATTTGTGATAACCTTGAAGAAGCTGAAGCTACCATCCACGACTTCATGATCAGAAGAATCTATGGAGATGCAGGAATCCGCTTAGTTATTGAAGAATATTTACAAGGTTTTGAAGCGTCTATCATTGCTTTCTCTAACGGGGATAAATTGTTCCCATGTGTAGCAGCAAAAGACTATAAAAAAGCTGGAAACGGAGATACAGGGCCTAATACAGGAGGTATGGGTTCAATAGCACCAAGCCCAGAATTTACTCAGGAGCACTATGCAGATTTCGAGAAAAATATCTTAGAGCCTACCATTACAGGGCTTAAAGCAGAAGGTTTCGGATTTAAAGGAATCATCTTCTTCGGATTGATGGTTACGAAAAACGGAGCTTACCTTCTTGAATACAACATGAGATTCGGAGATCCTGAAACGCAGGTATTGATGGCACTTATGGAAAACAATCTTCTTGATGTGATCCAGGATTGTATGGAAGGAAAAGACATTGAGCTTAAATTTAAAGACGAAAAAGCAGTTTGTCTTGTAATGTGTTCAGGAGGTTATCCAAGAAACATCGAAACAGGCTTCGAAATTACAGGAGAAGATAAGCTTAAACATAGCAAACTTTTATACGCAGGAGCTATCAGCAAAGGAGACAAAGTGGTTTCCAACGGTGGTAGAGTTCTGAACATTGTAGCTACAGGTGCTACTTTCGAAGATGCCCGCAAAAAAGCTTACGAAGATGCAAGTCATGTACATTTCGATTACGGCTTCTACAGAGACGACATCGGAAAGTTTTAA
- the purH gene encoding bifunctional phosphoribosylaminoimidazolecarboxamide formyltransferase/IMP cyclohydrolase, with protein sequence MSKKRVLISVSDKSGLIEFAQFLEAQNYELISTGGTFKHLKDAGLNPIQIDEVTNFPEMLDGRVKTLHPKVHGGLLAVRNNEEHMKTVQEHGIGLIDMVIVNLYPFFENVNKDISLHEKVEFIDIGGPSMLRSAAKNFDSVTVITDVEDYAAVKIEMEQNGDTYIETRKKLAGKVFNLTSAYDAAISRMLLDEEYPTYLNASYKKVADLRYGENPHQTAAYYVSTFENGAMKDFEQLGGKELSFNNLRDMDLCWKVVNEFKEEMACCAVKHSTPCGVAIGTSALETYQKTFECDPVSIFGGIVAMNYKIDAATAEELNKTFLEIVMAPEFDEEALEILRKKKNLRIIKIVNPVSDKQTWVKVDGGILVQDNDTHFSDDIKVVTEVQPTEEQKKALLFSQRVVKYVKSNAIVVSNGIQAFGIGGGQVNRIWATQQAIERAKEKFSGDLVLASDAFFPFRDVVDFCAQEGIKAIIQPGGSVKDQDSVEAANEHGIPMMFTGVRHFFH encoded by the coding sequence ATGAGTAAAAAGAGAGTTTTAATCAGTGTTTCTGACAAAAGTGGATTAATAGAATTCGCGCAGTTTTTGGAAGCTCAGAATTATGAGTTGATCTCTACAGGAGGAACGTTCAAACATTTGAAAGACGCTGGTTTAAATCCTATTCAGATTGATGAGGTAACCAATTTCCCTGAAATGTTGGATGGAAGAGTGAAAACTTTACACCCGAAAGTTCACGGTGGATTATTGGCTGTTCGTAACAATGAAGAGCACATGAAAACCGTTCAGGAGCACGGAATTGGTCTGATTGATATGGTGATCGTAAACCTTTACCCTTTCTTTGAAAATGTGAACAAAGACATTTCTTTACATGAGAAAGTAGAGTTTATCGATATCGGAGGTCCTTCAATGCTTCGTTCTGCAGCTAAAAACTTTGATTCTGTAACGGTAATTACCGATGTGGAGGACTATGCGGCAGTAAAAATCGAAATGGAGCAAAACGGAGATACATACATTGAGACCCGTAAAAAGCTTGCAGGAAAGGTATTCAACCTTACTTCTGCCTACGATGCAGCCATTTCAAGAATGCTTTTAGACGAAGAATATCCTACATATCTGAACGCTTCTTATAAAAAAGTTGCTGATTTAAGATATGGAGAAAATCCTCACCAGACAGCAGCTTACTATGTTTCTACTTTCGAAAACGGAGCAATGAAAGACTTCGAACAGCTTGGAGGTAAAGAACTTTCTTTCAACAATCTTCGTGACATGGACCTTTGCTGGAAAGTGGTAAATGAATTCAAAGAAGAAATGGCTTGTTGTGCCGTAAAACACTCTACCCCTTGTGGAGTTGCTATCGGAACTTCAGCGTTAGAGACTTACCAGAAAACATTCGAATGTGATCCGGTTTCTATCTTTGGCGGAATTGTTGCAATGAACTATAAAATAGATGCAGCAACAGCAGAAGAACTAAATAAAACATTCCTTGAGATTGTAATGGCTCCTGAATTTGATGAAGAAGCTCTTGAAATTTTAAGAAAAAAGAAAAACTTAAGAATTATCAAAATCGTAAACCCTGTTTCTGACAAACAGACTTGGGTAAAAGTAGATGGCGGTATTCTGGTTCAGGATAATGATACTCACTTCTCTGACGATATCAAAGTAGTTACAGAAGTACAACCTACAGAAGAGCAGAAAAAAGCTTTACTTTTCTCTCAGAGAGTGGTAAAATATGTGAAGTCTAATGCAATTGTAGTTTCCAACGGAATTCAGGCATTCGGTATCGGTGGCGGACAGGTAAACAGAATCTGGGCGACTCAGCAGGCTATCGAAAGAGCAAAAGAAAAATTCTCCGGAGATCTGGTATTGGCTTCAGATGCATTTTTCCCTTTCCGTGATGTGGTAGATTTCTGCGCTCAGGAAGGTATCAAGGCAATTATTCAGCCAGGTGGAAGTGTAAAAGATCAGGATAGCGTAGAGGCTGCAAATGAGCACGGTATCCCAATGATGTTTACAGGTGTTAGACACTTTTTCCACTAA